The proteins below come from a single Tissierella sp. MB52-C2 genomic window:
- a CDS encoding ABC transporter permease: MFRYTAQRLTLLVITLFMIISVSFFVLHSMPGSFITDPKMPKDVKKAIEDKYHLNDPMIVQYGYFLKDFSKFDFGLSIAIQPKVPVNQILATKVPVSMQLNIFSLLLSLPIAIVFGIWAALKKNKLPDHIISIMIIAFIAIPSFVFASLLQYFIAFKLGWFPIVVSTEKVLTWNKFKSIILPILALSFGSIAGVARYTRSELCEALNSEYMLLAKAKGLTQVQATTRHAMRNSFIPLANIIIPMFTGILGGSLVIEKIFSIPGMGSVMLDGINAKDYPVAMGVLFWYSLLGLLTILIVDLSYGIIDPRIRIGGRK, translated from the coding sequence ATGTTTAGGTATACTGCTCAAAGATTAACCTTGTTAGTTATTACTTTATTTATGATAATTTCAGTTTCGTTTTTTGTACTACATTCCATGCCAGGAAGCTTTATTACTGATCCCAAAATGCCTAAAGATGTAAAAAAGGCTATTGAAGATAAATATCATTTAAATGATCCAATGATAGTTCAGTATGGATATTTCCTAAAGGATTTTTCAAAATTTGATTTTGGTTTATCTATAGCAATACAACCAAAAGTTCCAGTAAATCAAATATTAGCAACTAAAGTACCAGTATCAATGCAGCTTAATATTTTCTCCTTACTTCTTAGTTTGCCCATTGCTATTGTATTTGGAATCTGGGCGGCTCTTAAGAAAAATAAACTTCCAGATCATATTATTTCTATTATGATAATAGCATTTATAGCTATTCCCTCATTTGTATTTGCATCTTTACTACAGTATTTTATAGCATTTAAACTAGGATGGTTCCCCATAGTCGTTAGTACAGAGAAAGTACTTACCTGGAATAAATTTAAGTCCATTATACTTCCAATATTGGCGCTTTCCTTTGGTTCCATTGCAGGAGTAGCAAGGTATACACGTTCAGAACTATGTGAGGCACTTAATTCTGAATATATGCTTCTTGCAAAGGCAAAAGGCTTAACACAGGTGCAGGCAACTACTAGACATGCCATGAGAAATTCATTTATACCACTTGCCAATATTATAATCCCTATGTTTACTGGGATATTAGGCGGTTCTCTAGTTATAGAAAAGATATTTAGTATTCCAGGTATGGGAAGTGTCATGCTTGATGGAATAAATGCAAAGGATTATCCAGTGGCTATGGGAGTATTATTTTGGTATTCTCTACTAGGATTATTGACTATTTTAATAGTGGACTTGTCCTATGGAATTATAGATCCTCGTATACGTATAGGAGGGAGAAAATAA
- a CDS encoding dipeptide ABC transporter ATP-binding protein: MDNGSSILEVRDLYVTFNTYAGKVHAVRGVDLSLRKGETLAIVGESGSGKSVTARTIMGLLAKNANIEGGEILYKEKDLTKLNDSEMSNIRGSEIAMIFQDPMSSLDPVMKIGRQITEALRIKQGMPSEEAKKRALELMKAVGIDEPEKRFNQYPFQFSGGMRQRIVIAIALACDPDILICDEPTTALDVTVQAKILDLIKNIQKERDIGVIFITHDLGVVANLADRVAVMYGGKIVEYGNVGEIFKNPRNPYTMALLSAMPDLETDSSSELYVIPGTPPNMLYPPKGDAFAPRNQFAMRIDLEEHPPMYKVSDSHYAATWLLHEDAPKVDLNNYRKKTTDDYRKTLDRTNQRSKDEKPIIEVKNLKQYFTSGFGRRKLVVKAVDDVSFHIYKGETFGLVGESGCGKTTTGRSIIRLYDPTEGEIYFKGKLISKKSRHKEIKENTKGIAMIFQDPISSLNPRMTVKEIIGEGLRINKLYNSEQEVTNKVYEMLETVGLTKEHANRYPHEFSGGQRQRIGVARALITNPELVIADEPISALDVSIQAQILNLLNNIKKELGLTVMFIAHNLSVVKYFSDRIGVMYYGKLVEIADAEELYRNPLHPYTKSLLSAIPIPDPDYEKNRKHIYYDPTIHDYSIEKPEMVEIKEGHFIYASPSEVEEYRKFL; the protein is encoded by the coding sequence ATGGATAATGGAAGTAGTATATTAGAAGTTAGGGATCTATATGTGACCTTTAATACATATGCGGGGAAGGTCCATGCAGTTAGAGGTGTTGATTTAAGTCTCAGAAAAGGTGAGACTTTAGCGATAGTTGGGGAATCAGGTTCTGGTAAATCTGTTACTGCAAGAACAATAATGGGGTTATTAGCCAAAAATGCTAATATTGAAGGGGGAGAAATTCTATATAAGGAAAAGGATTTGACAAAGCTTAATGATAGTGAAATGTCAAATATTAGAGGGTCAGAAATTGCAATGATATTCCAAGACCCTATGTCATCTCTAGATCCAGTTATGAAAATAGGAAGACAGATTACAGAAGCATTAAGGATTAAACAGGGAATGCCTAGTGAAGAGGCTAAGAAAAGGGCTCTAGAGCTAATGAAAGCCGTAGGAATTGATGAACCTGAAAAAAGATTTAATCAATATCCATTTCAATTTTCTGGTGGAATGAGACAACGTATAGTTATTGCCATAGCATTGGCATGTGATCCAGATATATTAATATGCGATGAGCCTACTACAGCACTAGATGTTACAGTTCAGGCAAAAATACTTGATTTAATAAAGAATATACAGAAAGAAAGAGATATTGGTGTAATATTTATTACCCATGACTTAGGTGTAGTAGCTAACTTAGCAGACCGTGTTGCTGTAATGTATGGAGGAAAAATAGTTGAATATGGAAATGTAGGGGAGATATTTAAAAATCCGAGAAATCCTTATACCATGGCATTACTTTCTGCCATGCCAGACTTGGAAACAGATTCCTCCTCAGAACTATATGTTATACCAGGTACACCTCCAAATATGCTTTATCCACCAAAGGGTGATGCCTTTGCACCGAGAAATCAATTTGCCATGAGGATTGACTTAGAGGAGCATCCACCTATGTATAAAGTATCTGATTCCCACTATGCAGCCACTTGGCTCCTACATGAAGATGCACCAAAAGTTGATTTAAATAATTATAGAAAGAAAACTACAGATGATTATAGAAAAACTCTAGATAGAACAAATCAAAGGTCAAAAGATGAAAAGCCTATAATAGAAGTTAAAAATTTAAAACAGTATTTTACATCAGGGTTTGGTAGAAGAAAACTTGTAGTAAAGGCTGTTGACGATGTAAGTTTCCATATATATAAGGGGGAAACCTTTGGATTAGTAGGAGAATCAGGATGTGGAAAAACTACTACAGGAAGATCCATTATTAGACTCTATGACCCAACAGAGGGAGAGATTTATTTTAAAGGAAAACTCATATCAAAGAAATCAAGACATAAGGAAATAAAAGAAAATACAAAAGGAATAGCAATGATATTTCAAGACCCTATATCATCATTAAATCCTAGAATGACTGTTAAGGAAATAATAGGAGAAGGTTTAAGAATAAATAAATTATATAATAGTGAGCAGGAAGTGACAAACAAGGTGTATGAGATGCTTGAGACTGTAGGTCTCACTAAAGAACACGCAAATAGATATCCCCATGAGTTCTCTGGTGGACAAAGACAACGTATAGGAGTAGCCAGGGCTTTAATCACAAATCCTGAGCTAGTAATAGCTGATGAGCCTATATCGGCTCTAGACGTATCTATACAGGCACAAATTCTTAATTTATTAAACAATATAAAGAAGGAATTAGGTCTTACTGTAATGTTTATAGCCCATAATCTTTCAGTAGTTAAGTATTTCTCAGATAGAATAGGAGTAATGTATTATGGGAAATTAGTAGAAATAGCAGATGCAGAAGAATTATATAGAAACCCATTACATCCATATACAAAATCTCTATTATCGGCTATTCCAATACCAGACCCAGATTATGAAAAAAATAGGAAACATATATATTATGATCCGACAATCCACGACTATAGTATAGAAAAACCTGAAATGGTTGAAATAAAAGAGGGACATTTTATATATGCATCACCTTCTGAAGTAGAAGAATATAGGAAATTTTTATAG
- a CDS encoding peptide ABC transporter substrate-binding protein encodes MKRYLSLLLAIIIMASVLVGCGGKEVAPEAETEVEEVDETTEKPVKEGPTIYRVAASKTATLNPHIYETTAESDTMAFIFGNLLDLIYDEDIDSYKFIGNHAVDVPTKNEDGTIWNFKLKEGLKWEDGDPLNANDYEYSYKMLLDPKLKNMRGPQVFDADVVVVNAKKYWDGECEWEDVGIRALDDYTLEVTIDFPVPEMDLYLAFTGGGASSPVQEKIYEAGMNEDRTETNYGTSMETTPSSGPYKFEEWIRDQNNIYVRNEYSPMTEIYNVDRIESRVVEDANTRVQLFENNDIDGVALSGANYDKYAEDPRLVFSKTTSVWSMFVNMTSETKSFLRDVNFRKALFYAMDRKAIAEDIYKTAAPAPYVVSSAKIAVPSKGLAYRDTDIAKNILPQNDGYDLEVAKEYFDKAYEAYGKKMELEIQYFDNSENMKRTAEFLEQEYENAFGAERLDIVLRGVPWQNAYDNMENGNYDCGFGAWSGGVFNPWSSMEVYTQGFTSKIDQFKNDEFDKLFERTVRGDLIFKEEERLQALAEMEEMLLDAVPFVPMYEPLTTSIFADRVHLITEGKYVPGIGFATLQSEFDPLD; translated from the coding sequence ATGAAAAGGTATCTATCTTTATTATTGGCCATAATAATAATGGCCTCTGTCTTAGTGGGTTGTGGGGGGAAAGAGGTAGCACCAGAGGCGGAGACCGAGGTTGAAGAAGTAGATGAAACGACGGAAAAGCCAGTTAAAGAGGGACCAACGATTTATAGGGTTGCTGCAAGTAAGACAGCCACATTGAACCCTCATATTTATGAAACAACAGCAGAATCAGATACTATGGCTTTTATTTTCGGTAACTTATTAGATTTAATTTATGATGAGGATATTGATAGCTATAAATTTATTGGTAATCATGCAGTAGATGTTCCTACAAAAAATGAAGATGGAACTATATGGAATTTTAAATTAAAAGAAGGACTTAAGTGGGAGGATGGAGACCCTCTTAATGCTAATGACTATGAATATTCTTATAAAATGCTTTTAGATCCAAAGCTGAAAAACATGAGGGGACCTCAAGTTTTTGATGCTGACGTAGTAGTAGTAAATGCTAAGAAGTACTGGGATGGAGAATGTGAGTGGGAAGATGTAGGCATAAGAGCTTTAGATGACTATACACTTGAGGTTACTATTGATTTTCCAGTTCCAGAAATGGATCTTTACTTAGCATTTACAGGTGGTGGAGCTAGTTCACCAGTGCAAGAAAAAATATATGAAGCTGGAATGAATGAAGACAGAACAGAAACTAATTATGGTACATCTATGGAAACCACACCTTCTTCAGGACCATATAAATTTGAAGAGTGGATAAGAGATCAAAATAATATATATGTAAGAAATGAATATTCTCCTATGACAGAAATTTACAATGTAGATAGAATTGAGTCAAGAGTTGTAGAAGATGCTAATACGAGAGTTCAATTATTTGAAAATAACGATATAGATGGTGTAGCCTTATCAGGAGCTAACTATGATAAGTATGCAGAAGACCCGAGATTAGTCTTTTCAAAAACAACATCAGTATGGTCAATGTTTGTGAATATGACATCAGAAACTAAATCATTTTTAAGAGATGTGAATTTTAGAAAGGCCTTATTTTATGCAATGGATAGAAAAGCCATAGCAGAAGACATCTATAAAACAGCAGCACCAGCACCTTATGTTGTCTCAAGTGCTAAAATAGCTGTTCCATCAAAGGGATTAGCATATCGTGATACAGATATTGCGAAGAATATATTACCACAAAATGATGGTTATGATTTAGAAGTGGCAAAAGAGTATTTCGACAAAGCATATGAAGCCTATGGAAAGAAAATGGAATTAGAAATCCAATATTTCGATAACAGTGAAAATATGAAGAGAACAGCAGAATTCTTAGAACAAGAATATGAAAATGCTTTTGGTGCAGAAAGGTTAGATATAGTTCTAAGAGGCGTACCATGGCAAAATGCTTATGACAATATGGAAAATGGAAATTATGATTGTGGATTTGGAGCATGGTCTGGTGGAGTATTTAATCCTTGGTCAAGTATGGAAGTTTATACACAAGGATTTACAAGTAAAATTGATCAATTTAAAAATGATGAATTCGATAAACTTTTCGAAAGAACTGTTAGAGGAGATTTAATATTTAAAGAAGAAGAAAGACTACAAGCATTGGCAGAGATGGAGGAAATGTTATTGGACGCAGTACCTTTTGTACCTATGTATGAACCACTAACAACTTCTATATTTGCAGATAGAGTTCATTTAATTACTGAAGGTAAGTATGTACCTGGAATAGGATTTGCTACACTACAATCTGAATTTGATCCACTGGATTAA
- a CDS encoding ABC transporter permease, with protein MKDNTEKNIKNKFEFIQLDETLKDEKFEGEAIGFFKDAMIRFRKNKASVTSFVIISFLVFMAIFGPMMNEYGFKEQNLKLTLMPARIPIIEKTGIFDGTKVMNISKDNIEGKYKGAVLQVIKEYKVRDKEMATVKVDMYKYKEVKDKYFWFGTDSLGRDQWTRLWRGTRISLIIAVIAMSVNIVIGVVYGAISGYYGGLVDLGMQRFIEVLNGIPFLVVIILFVLYYGPGIIPIAMALCLTGWIGMSRMIRAQFYKYKGMEYVLASRTLGATDRTLIFRHILPNAFGIIITMSALAIPGAIFQESFLAYIGLGIQAPEPSIGVLLAEGQLVLLEYPHLTIFPALVISILMISFNLLGNGLRDAFDPTLRGQE; from the coding sequence ATGAAAGATAATACTGAAAAGAACATAAAAAATAAATTTGAATTTATACAATTAGATGAAACATTAAAGGATGAAAAGTTTGAAGGTGAGGCTATTGGTTTCTTTAAAGATGCCATGATAAGATTTAGAAAAAATAAGGCATCTGTTACATCCTTTGTTATCATATCTTTTTTAGTATTTATGGCTATTTTTGGTCCTATGATGAATGAATATGGCTTCAAAGAGCAAAATTTGAAATTAACTCTTATGCCTGCTAGAATACCTATTATTGAAAAAACAGGAATATTTGATGGAACCAAGGTTATGAATATTTCAAAAGATAATATTGAGGGAAAATATAAAGGTGCAGTACTACAAGTCATCAAAGAATACAAAGTAAGAGATAAAGAGATGGCTACAGTAAAAGTAGATATGTATAAATATAAAGAGGTAAAAGATAAATATTTTTGGTTCGGAACTGATTCTCTGGGCAGAGACCAATGGACCAGATTATGGAGAGGTACAAGAATATCACTGATTATAGCAGTTATAGCTATGTCAGTAAATATCGTTATTGGAGTAGTATATGGAGCCATATCTGGATATTATGGTGGTCTAGTGGACTTGGGGATGCAAAGATTTATTGAAGTATTAAACGGAATTCCTTTTTTAGTAGTTATAATTCTGTTTGTTTTATATTATGGGCCGGGAATTATTCCTATTGCCATGGCTTTATGTCTTACTGGATGGATTGGAATGAGTCGAATGATAAGGGCGCAGTTTTATAAATATAAAGGAATGGAATATGTATTAGCTTCTAGAACTTTAGGAGCAACTGATAGAACCCTTATTTTTAGGCATATACTGCCAAATGCATTTGGTATCATTATTACCATGAGTGCACTTGCAATACCTGGAGCAATATTTCAAGAATCCTTTTTAGCATATATAGGATTAGGAATTCAAGCACCAGAACCATCTATAGGTGTATTGTTAGCAGAAGGACAATTGGTATTATTAGAGTATCCGCATTTAACTATATTTCCCGCATTGGTAATTTCAATTCTGATGATTTCTTTTAACCTATTAGGAAATGGTTTAAGGGATGCTTTTGATCCAACATTAAGAGGGCAAGAATAA
- the sdaAB gene encoding L-serine ammonia-lyase, iron-sulfur-dependent subunit beta, protein MKDYGVFDILGPIMIGPSSSHTAGAARLAKVAKDVVDEEFHKVIFYLHGSFGKTFEGHGTDKALVAGILGMEPSDENLRNSFEIAKSKNIDFEFIEADLGYQHPNTVKIVFKFEDKEDIYIMGSSIGGGNILITDINGNKVEFSGDYPTMLIKYIDQKGVISRISSILSTNEINIATMKVTRENDIATMVVETDSEINKGIVGEIDKLEEVIYIKGINPIKR, encoded by the coding sequence ATGAAAGATTACGGAGTATTTGATATTCTAGGTCCAATTATGATAGGCCCATCAAGCTCCCATACTGCTGGTGCTGCAAGATTAGCTAAAGTAGCAAAAGATGTTGTAGATGAAGAGTTTCATAAAGTAATTTTTTATTTACATGGTTCTTTTGGTAAGACCTTTGAAGGACATGGTACCGACAAAGCATTAGTTGCAGGTATCCTTGGAATGGAGCCTTCAGATGAAAATCTTAGAAATTCTTTTGAAATTGCAAAATCTAAAAATATAGACTTTGAATTTATAGAGGCTGACTTAGGATATCAACATCCTAATACTGTAAAAATAGTATTTAAATTTGAAGATAAAGAAGATATCTATATCATGGGTTCATCTATTGGTGGAGGTAATATATTAATTACAGATATTAATGGGAACAAGGTAGAATTTAGTGGAGATTATCCTACTATGCTTATTAAATATATAGATCAAAAAGGCGTAATATCTCGTATTAGTTCAATTTTATCTACTAATGAAATTAATATAGCTACTATGAAAGTAACTAGAGAAAATGATATTGCTACCATGGTAGTAGAAACCGATTCAGAAATAAATAAAGGTATTGTAGGCGAAATAGATAA
- a CDS encoding MBL fold metallo-hydrolase: MVTKVYENIYMIEVILPDNPLKVLNSYVIKGDDKSLIIDTGFNRKECMDSLLGGLRELDIDIKDTELFITHLHADHSGMASIFKDKGIKIYASEIDGKLINEMTSMPYWERLEEFKVLFDLERDGVTFSEHPGYKYCLKEPVEFTYISEGKGIQFGSYFFEVIDISGHTPGHIGLYERNHKLFFCGDHILDRITPNIGFWGFEENILAVYFNSLAKIYSYDIDYLFPSHRNIIRDHTRRITELLAHHKERLNEIINILKNGESTVRDIAKRMEWNIRANSWEEFPIPQKWFATGEAMAHLEYLYCTGKLHKELREGKLIYKLK; this comes from the coding sequence TTGGTTACTAAGGTTTATGAAAATATATATATGATAGAAGTAATACTTCCAGATAATCCTCTTAAGGTATTAAATTCTTATGTAATAAAGGGTGATGATAAATCTTTAATAATAGATACAGGATTCAATAGAAAAGAATGTATGGATTCGCTTTTAGGAGGTTTGAGAGAGCTAGATATCGATATAAAAGATACTGAATTGTTTATTACACATCTTCATGCAGATCACTCGGGAATGGCATCTATATTTAAAGATAAGGGAATTAAGATATATGCCAGTGAAATAGATGGAAAATTAATCAATGAGATGACATCAATGCCTTATTGGGAAAGACTTGAGGAGTTTAAGGTATTGTTTGATTTAGAGAGAGATGGAGTTACATTTAGTGAGCACCCTGGCTATAAATACTGCCTAAAAGAACCAGTTGAATTTACATATATTAGTGAAGGAAAGGGGATACAGTTTGGTAGCTACTTTTTTGAAGTAATAGATATATCAGGTCATACTCCAGGGCATATAGGTTTATATGAAAGAAATCATAAACTATTTTTCTGTGGAGACCATATATTAGATAGAATTACACCTAATATTGGATTCTGGGGATTTGAAGAAAATATTTTAGCAGTATATTTTAATAGTTTAGCCAAGATATACTCCTATGATATAGACTATTTATTTCCATCCCATAGAAATATAATTAGAGACCATACTAGACGAATTACTGAATTATTAGCTCATCATAAGGAAAGGCTCAATGAAATAATCAATATATTGAAAAATGGTGAATCCACCGTAAGAGATATAGCTAAAAGAATGGAATGGAATATACGAGCTAATTCTTGGGAGGAGTTTCCTATTCCTCAAAAATGGTTTGCAACAGGAGAGGCAATGGCTCACTTGGAATATTTATATTGTACTGGAAAACTTCATAAGGAATTAAGGGAAGGGAAATTAATTTATAAATTAAAATAA
- a CDS encoding undecaprenyl diphosphate synthase family protein gives MRIPNHIGIIPDGNRRWALEHGMTKEKGYDKGLDPGIELFKLCEKVGIKEITYYGFTVDNTKRPKFQRLAFTKSCIDAVNILSKENADLLVLGNTDSDMFPKELMPFAIKRQRFGKGGIKVNFLVNYGWQWDLREYLSEEGEKSNPFSSIRSKDISRVDLIIRWGGRRRLSGFLPLQSVYSDFYIIEDYWPDFKAEHFHSALDWYNIQDITLGG, from the coding sequence ATGAGAATTCCAAATCATATAGGTATAATACCTGATGGCAACAGACGATGGGCACTAGAACATGGTATGACTAAGGAGAAAGGTTATGATAAGGGATTAGATCCAGGAATAGAATTATTTAAACTTTGTGAAAAAGTTGGAATAAAGGAAATTACTTACTATGGGTTTACAGTAGATAATACTAAAAGACCAAAATTTCAAAGGTTAGCCTTTACAAAATCCTGTATTGATGCAGTAAATATATTATCTAAAGAAAATGCAGATTTATTAGTCCTAGGCAATACAGATTCAGATATGTTCCCAAAGGAACTAATGCCCTTTGCAATTAAAAGACAACGATTTGGCAAAGGTGGAATTAAAGTTAATTTCTTAGTAAATTACGGCTGGCAATGGGATTTAAGAGAATACCTATCAGAAGAAGGAGAGAAATCTAATCCTTTCAGTTCAATTAGATCTAAAGACATTTCTAGAGTGGATTTAATTATAAGATGGGGTGGTAGAAGAAGATTAAGTGGTTTTTTACCTTTACAATCTGTCTATTCAGATTTTTATATAATTGAAGATTATTGGCCTGATTTTAAAGCAGAACATTTCCACAGTGCATTAGATTGGTATAATATTCAGGATATTACTCTTGGAGGTTAA
- a CDS encoding PfkB family carbohydrate kinase, giving the protein MILTVDLNPAIEKRYIVDNISIGDNIKANSFTYNLSGKGIKVARLLNIFNENSFITGFLGGINGEYFHTKLKDAGIPHEFVGIKEDIRTIVKLKDISENYINIMEEAPRITREELVKFYNLSSRLMENMDIICGLGSTFHPSVPKDIYFDLITLANKKRKKFILDGTEDKIKYGIDASPYMVVLSKRELEGLMNVTLDFENQIIKSGQYILDRGVGFVIIDLQEKGSIVLGQDKGYRVEIPHYDGNLGNDHSGMIAGFALGIDRNYDLEMTMKLGQAFSIVTNIDPDLEATEISDIKRIMGQIDIYSINY; this is encoded by the coding sequence GTGATTTTAACCGTAGATTTAAATCCTGCCATAGAAAAAAGATATATTGTGGATAATATTTCCATAGGAGATAATATTAAAGCTAATTCTTTTACTTATAATCTATCTGGTAAAGGAATAAAAGTGGCTAGGCTATTAAATATTTTCAATGAAAATTCATTTATTACTGGGTTTTTAGGAGGTATAAATGGAGAATACTTCCATACAAAGTTAAAAGATGCAGGTATACCTCATGAATTTGTTGGTATTAAAGAAGATATTAGAACTATTGTTAAACTAAAAGATATATCGGAAAATTATATTAATATAATGGAAGAAGCTCCTAGAATCACTAGGGAAGAATTGGTTAAGTTCTATAATCTATCTTCTAGATTAATGGAAAATATGGACATTATATGTGGATTAGGATCAACATTTCATCCAAGTGTACCAAAAGATATTTACTTTGATTTAATAACACTAGCCAACAAAAAAAGAAAAAAATTTATTTTAGATGGAACAGAAGATAAAATAAAGTATGGAATAGATGCTTCACCTTATATGGTAGTCCTAAGTAAAAGGGAATTGGAAGGTCTGATGAATGTAACCTTAGATTTTGAAAATCAAATCATTAAATCAGGACAGTACATTCTTGACAGGGGAGTAGGTTTTGTAATCATTGATTTACAAGAGAAAGGCAGCATAGTCTTAGGGCAGGACAAGGGCTACAGAGTTGAAATTCCTCATTATGATGGTAATCTAGGTAATGACCATAGTGGTATGATAGCAGGATTTGCCCTTGGAATAGATAGAAATTATGACTTGGAAATGACAATGAAATTAGGACAAGCCTTTAGTATAGTGACTAATATAGATCCTGATCTGGAAGCCACTGAAATAAGTGATATAAAAAGAATTATGGGACAAATAGACATATATTCAATCAATTATTAA
- a CDS encoding iron-containing alcohol dehydrogenase encodes MLNFNYNIPTRVFFGEGKIEVLGKQIKKYGSRVLLTYGGGSIKKIGLYDKVVNILEQNNIPYFELSGIEPNPRVESVIEGVKICRENNIDFILAVGGGSTIDCSKVIGAAYYYDGNPWDLVIGKSKVENVLPIGTILTLSATGSEMDAGAVITNMETNQKYGVGHPGMFPKFSILDPTYTYTVSKYQTASGVADIMSHTLEEYFSNIKGAYLQDRLAEGILKTCIKYGRTAIDEPTNYEARANLMWASSLAINGLIGYGKDSAWTVHPLEHELSAYYDITHGVGLAILTPHWMEHVLDQDNLWKFVEYGVNVWDIDRNLDDMEIAKKSIEKTSEFFKSLDIPMTLKEVGIGEEKLEIMAKALMEYAEGSVGNFKPLEYEDVLSIYKKSL; translated from the coding sequence ATGTTAAACTTTAATTACAATATACCTACTAGAGTCTTCTTTGGAGAAGGGAAAATAGAGGTACTAGGAAAGCAGATTAAAAAATATGGTTCTAGAGTGCTTTTGACTTATGGGGGAGGAAGTATCAAAAAAATTGGGCTATATGATAAGGTAGTTAATATATTAGAACAAAATAATATTCCTTACTTTGAACTATCAGGTATAGAGCCAAATCCAAGGGTTGAGTCTGTAATTGAAGGTGTTAAAATATGTAGAGAAAATAATATTGACTTTATACTGGCTGTAGGCGGAGGCAGTACAATAGATTGCTCCAAAGTCATAGGGGCTGCATATTATTATGATGGAAATCCATGGGATTTAGTTATAGGTAAATCCAAGGTTGAAAATGTATTACCTATAGGCACTATATTGACACTATCTGCCACTGGTTCAGAAATGGATGCAGGTGCAGTTATAACAAATATGGAAACAAATCAAAAATATGGTGTAGGACACCCTGGAATGTTTCCTAAATTTTCAATTTTAGACCCTACCTATACTTATACAGTATCAAAATATCAAACTGCTTCAGGTGTAGCTGATATTATGAGTCATACCCTTGAAGAATATTTCAGTAATATTAAAGGAGCATATCTTCAAGATAGATTAGCAGAAGGAATCTTAAAAACTTGTATAAAATATGGTAGAACTGCCATAGATGAGCCAACAAATTATGAAGCAAGGGCAAACCTTATGTGGGCTTCTTCTTTAGCTATCAATGGATTAATAGGATATGGAAAAGACTCAGCTTGGACAGTTCATCCATTGGAGCATGAATTATCTGCATATTACGATATTACCCATGGAGTAGGATTAGCCATACTTACACCTCATTGGATGGAACATGTACTAGACCAAGATAATTTATGGAAGTTTGTGGAATATGGGGTGAATGTATGGGATATAGATAGAAATCTTGATGATATGGAAATAGCTAAAAAATCAATAGAAAAAACCAGTGAATTCTTTAAATCCTTAGATATACCTATGACACTTAAGGAAGTTGGCATAGGAGAAGAAAAACTTGAAATAATGGCTAAGGCTTTAATGGAATATGCAGAAGGTTCTGTAGGTAATTTTAAACCTCTAGAATATGAAGATGTATTAAGTATATATAAGAAATCACTATAA